ATCGTGGTGAAACGCGGCGACAAGGTCGTCAGCGAACGACGGTTGTCCTTGCCCGAAGGCAAAGAGCTGACAGTGACCTTGGACGCTAGCGGCCAGTTCGCGGAAACGACGACGCCATCGACAGGTCAGCCGCCCTGGGCGTGGATTTCCCTCGGTATCGGCGCCGCGGGCCTCGTGACCGGTGTTGCAGCCGGGGCGCTGATGCTCGACAAGAAGTCCAAGTTGGACGACGCCTGCACGCCGACATGCCCGGAAAGCAGCCAAGACGACTTGGATGCGTTCCGCACCGCGCGCACCGTTTCTTTCATCGGTTACGGCGTTGGCATTCTGGGCCTCGGCGTCGGTGGCACGCTACTTTTGACCGAAGACTCCGACGAAACGTCGGCGGGCGTGGCGCCCGCGGTCGGTTTGGGCCACATTTCCATTCGCGGTCGGTTCTGATGCGTTCGCGACTGTTGCTCTGCTGCTGCGGCTTGGTCTTGTGGGGATGCCCGCTGGCCGTGGAGGACCCGTACGAGATCGGTAGGCCCGACGCGGGTTCGGGCGGCGTTGGCTCTGGCGCCACGGGAGGCAGCGCGGGGGTGTCCAAGCCGACCTGCACCGACAAGGTGAAAAACGGCAACGAGACGGGGCAGGATTGCGGCGGCGCGGATTGCCCCAAGTGTCCGGTGGGCGAAGGTTGCAGCAGCAACGAAGACTGCATCAGTGACTCGTGCTCGAGCAGCACCTGTCGCTCGTGATCCGCCGCGCCGCGCACGCGGTTCGATGATAGACTGACGCCATGATCACCAAGGGGTTCGGGCTCGGACTGCTCTCGCTCGCCATTTGCACTGCCTTCGGCATGGGGGCGTGCAGCAGCGACGAGTCCACAGTGGCGGGACCCTCGGGTCTCGGTGGCGGCGGGCACGGCGCGATCGACGGTGCCGCGGGCAGCGGCGGAGGCATCGTCATCGATGGCAGCACGGACGCGCCCAACGGGCTGACGATCACTCCAAACAACCCTGTCGTCACCTACGACACGAGTCAGCCTGCGCCCACGGTGCAATTCCAGGTGCTGGCCAACGGCACTCCGGCCAGTGCCCTGTGGGCCATCGACCGCGCGGAGATCGGCAGCATCGACGGCAGTGGCCTCTTCACTGCAGCGGGCAAGGCCGCAGGAACTGCCACAGTGGAAGCCACCGTGGGCACTGCGAAGCTGAAGACCCAGGTCACCGTCGAAATCAAGGCGACGCAGAATGGCGGCACTCCCACGACCGGGAACATCAAGGCGGGCGGTGGCCCCGGAGGGGTGGGCGGCGAAGGGGAAGGTGGGGGCGTCGATTCGACGCTGGTGGGTGTCTTGGACGGTGCGCCGCAAAGCGCTCCCGCACTCGCATTTCTATATCCCTACCCCGACACGGTGTGGCCCCTGGGCGTGCTGCCTCCGTTGTTGATGTGGAAAGGTAGTGGCACCACCGACGGCGCCGACGCCGTCAAGATCGAGCTCTCGACGGCGGGTTATTCTTACACGGGCTATTTCGGACGTCCGCCACCCTTGGGCGCGGGTGCTCCCTTCGTGCGCCATCCGATCCCCAAGAGCGCCTGGGAACAAGCAACGCTGTCGGCGGCCGGCGGCACTCTAACCCTCAAGGTAACCGTGGCCGCGGGGGGAACGGCGTACGGGCCCATCACCATGCCCTGGAAGGTGGCGACAGGCCGACTGAAGGGCACCGTCTACTACCAGTCCTACGGCACCAATTTGGCCAAGAACTACAGCGGCGCGAAGGGTGGTGACGGCACCTTTGGCGGCGCCACGCTGGCGATCAAGCCCGGCGCTACGGATCCCGTGTTGGTAGCAGGCACGACGGGCGGCCACGACGCGTGCCGCGTGTGTCACACCGTCAACGGCGGTGGCTCGCGCATGGTCGTGCAGCACGGCGACAAGTACAACCGCAGCTCGAGCTACGATTTGATCAACGGCTATGCGGAAACGCCATACGCCGCGAGCACCGACGGCAACTTGGGCTTCATCGGCATGACCGAGGACGGTGCCCTGGGGCTTTCGAACGCCACGCCCATTCCCGGCGGCGCCAACGGCAACAGTACCGGCCTCTTCGACATGGCGACTGGAGCGGCGGTCACGGCCAAC
The DNA window shown above is from Polyangiaceae bacterium and carries:
- a CDS encoding Ig-like domain-containing protein, translated to MITKGFGLGLLSLAICTAFGMGACSSDESTVAGPSGLGGGGHGAIDGAAGSGGGIVIDGSTDAPNGLTITPNNPVVTYDTSQPAPTVQFQVLANGTPASALWAIDRAEIGSIDGSGLFTAAGKAAGTATVEATVGTAKLKTQVTVEIKATQNGGTPTTGNIKAGGGPGGVGGEGEGGGVDSTLVGVLDGAPQSAPALAFLYPYPDTVWPLGVLPPLLMWKGSGTTDGADAVKIELSTAGYSYTGYFGRPPPLGAGAPFVRHPIPKSAWEQATLSAAGGTLTLKVTVAAGGTAYGPITMPWKVATGRLKGTVYYQSYGTNLAKNYSGAKGGDGTFGGATLAIKPGATDPVLVAGTTGGHDACRVCHTVNGGGSRMVVQHGDKYNRSSSYDLINGYAETPYAASTDGNLGFIGMTEDGALGLSNATPIPGGANGNSTGLFDMATGAAVTANGLSGFVARAGMPAFSPDDKLVAFNLHAGPGSASTGAGDGTQLVVMDFARATTTFSNGRLLHQSAQRPGWPTFLPTSAGVVFQKEIQTNASGEYFATRYGAKGELWWVDVATATATRLDNANGKGHAPVGPGNHADATVLNYEPTVGPVPSGGYAWVVFMSRRLYGNVATIDPWASDPREHDLVQSITTKKLWVAAIDLNAKPGTDPSHPAFYVPAQELLAGNARGYWVLDPCKADGSECSSGDECCGGFCQLDPKTNQLTCGKKNNECSQEFDKCTVNADCCDPSLQCINERCAQVTPR